The DNA region GCCGCAGAGAACTTCTGCGGCGATGTGTATCACGTCCCGACACTCCACAAGAGCGGGCCAGAGATCGGGTTGTCCGGACCTATTGACTTCGTGTGTGAAGCCGCTCGCCCGTATGAGTTCGAAAACGGTCACTCATTCCTCGGAATCGCCTGGACGACAATTGACCCGAACATGACGCTGTGGGGCTATCCGCCTCACATCAAAGATGCGTTCGAGCTATCCCACCTCGACGAGTCACAGCTTTATGTGGCGACTAACGATGGCCCGATTGTCGGCACGATCTTCCCCAACCTGAGCTTCGTTCGATCCGCGTCCGGAGATGGTGCCGGCTCGATGTCGATCTCCACCTCATTTCGACAATGGCAGCCGATTGGGCCCGGCGAACTCGAAGTATGGAGCTGGCAGATCGTGTGGAAATTTCAGAACGACGATTCCTCGAAAGAGGATGCAAGGCTGGGCCAGATGGCGTTTGGCTCGGGAGGCGTGATTGAACAGGACGACACGGTCGCATGGGAAGGAGTCGCACGGGCCGCCTCCAGCCCTTGGGCTAGGCAACGCCAGATGCAACTCCATTTTCAGCAGGGCAATGACTCACCGGTCGATCAGTCTCCTGACCCCGACTGGAACGGCCCCGGTATCCGACGGCGGACCGGCTACGGTGAACACCTCCAGCTGAGCTTCTATCGGCAATGGCTGCAAGCTATGCGGGGCTGATCGCTGTCAGCGGGCCTACGTGGTGCGGCCGGGCGGATCGATCGTGGGATCAAAACTCATGGGGTGGCGCAACGGGCGTCGATCGAATCGATCAATCCGCATTGCTCAAAAAGGCTGCAGCAGTACAGAAATTAAATATTCAAGGCCGGGCTCTCCATCGCAATCGCGACCGGCAGACTCGCTTCTCGAGCGCCCCAGATGTCACGTCGTGGCGGGCGGCCGAAGCAGGGAGAATCTCCGCGCAATACCGCAACGCAGGCTGCTTGGTACAGGAAAGGACGCGTTCATGAAAATGCTCGATGGAGACGTTGCATTGATCCTCGGTGGCGGATCAGGTCTAGGCCTAGGCATCGCTCGGCACTTCCTCAGCGAGGGCGCTGAGGTCGCAATTTTCGAAGTGTCGGAACAGAAGCTACGTGACCTCGAGGACGAATTCGGCGACAAAGTGTTGCTGGTCCGCGGAGATGTCACCAATGTGGATGACCTAACCGAGTGCCGGGAAAGAATCGTGCATCGCTGGGGGAAACTGAATTGTCTCATCGGTGCGCAAGGAATCTTCGACGGCAACATTCCGTTGCGAGACGTACCGGTCGAACTGGTCGGCGGCCTCTTCGATGAGCTGTTTCACGTCAATGTTCTGGGTTACTTCCTAGCCAGCAGGGTGTTCTT from Mycolicibacterium sp. MU0053 includes:
- a CDS encoding aromatic ring-hydroxylating oxygenase subunit alpha — protein: MTDILAPQLPSRLDDILNRVEAGLGQDLVPVDIFNDPGVFAAEMERIFLRTWVYVAHETEIPNPGDFVQRRIGVDPVIVTRDGDGDIHVLSNYCRHRGTQVCQTDQGNSRFFKCPYHGWTYSNNGDLIGTPFMKRAYGVRLDKSEWGLLKAPRVESRHGLIFASLSPDVGSLEDYLGGAGWMLDTLLTLHPDGVRVVGPPDRYRVQADWKTAAENFCGDVYHVPTLHKSGPEIGLSGPIDFVCEAARPYEFENGHSFLGIAWTTIDPNMTLWGYPPHIKDAFELSHLDESQLYVATNDGPIVGTIFPNLSFVRSASGDGAGSMSISTSFRQWQPIGPGELEVWSWQIVWKFQNDDSSKEDARLGQMAFGSGGVIEQDDTVAWEGVARAASSPWARQRQMQLHFQQGNDSPVDQSPDPDWNGPGIRRRTGYGEHLQLSFYRQWLQAMRG